The following proteins are co-located in the Schistocerca nitens isolate TAMUIC-IGC-003100 chromosome 2, iqSchNite1.1, whole genome shotgun sequence genome:
- the LOC126235602 gene encoding piggyBac transposable element-derived protein 4-like, whose protein sequence is MFRRGLSDAEIADLINHSDTLDNVESDSDDSECNGVFEEDEIDDSLSSDEDENDVEGVASNPAAVPYPKDSEWTAVDTYRPLPVNTTPRQILVDIDESSSVLDCSKVFLTDSDVNELKRQTNLYASQTIQKKRRGNNLKPHSVLSSWKPVTISEMRRFLGIIFHMCVSKKPKIADHWSTNPVLSCNFCPHVMSRLRFTQILSCLHLVDNSNQKKPGEDGFHPLYKVLPYYNNLKERLYAVAEASSGYVVNFEVYAGKHIVDNSSSAVILRLLSDSSLLNKGHTVYLDRFYSSPELFQQLAEKGTGAVGTVNKSRKGLPKDLVSAKLKKGEMSFRRKDNVLAMKWKDKRDVYTLSTRHQATFGTHTKRNGSVVLKPLQVLDYNLNKIGVDIGDQRLQYNPFQHRTVKWWRKLYFHLLLMGVSNAFWLYNAVHRKNITITDFITVLAVQLVEDDTLEFIPRNEGTVGRLTKRHFLQHIPATTKKYAARTGA, encoded by the exons atgtttcggcgcggtttatcagacgcagaaattgcggatttgatcaatcatagcgacactctggataatgtagagagtgattcagacgattctgaatgcaatggtgtgtttgaag aagacgagattgatgacagtttgtcttcagatgaagacgagaatgatgttgaaggtgttgcttcaaatccagcagctgtgccgtatccgaaagacagtgagtggactgcagttgacacctaccgacctctgcctgtcaacacgacacccaggcagatactagtggatattgatgagtcgagttctgtactggattgcagtaaagtgttccttactgacagtgacgtaaatgaactcaagagacagacaaatttgtatgcatcacagacaatacagaagaaaagaagaggaaataatctgaagccccattcagttttgagttcgtggaagccagtgactataagtgagatgaggcgtttcttgggtattattttccacatgtgtgtttcgaaaaagccaaaaattgcggaccattggagcactaatcctgttcttagttgtaacttttgtccccatgtcatgagccgtttgcgtttcactcagatactgtcatgcttgcatcttgttgacaattcaaatcagaaaaaaccaggcgaagatggatttcatccactttacaaagttttgccatattataataatttgaaggagcgat tatatgctgttgctgaagccagtagtggctatgttgtaaattttgaagtttatgctggtaagcatattgttgacaattcttcgtctgcggttattttgcgattgttgtctgacagcagcttgctgaacaaaggccacactgtgtatttagatcgattttattccagtccagagctatttcagcaactggcagagaaaggcactggagctgttggtactgtgaacaaatccaggaaaggattgcctaaagatttagtatctgctaagctgaaaaagggcgaaatgtcttttcggcgtaaagataatgtattggcaatgaagtggaaagataagagagatgtgtatacattgtctacaaggcatcaagcaacatttggtacgcatactaagagaaatgggtctgtagtattgaaaccacttcaggtacttgattacaacctcaataaaattggagtggatattggagaccaacgcctgcagtacaatccgttccagcacagaactgtgaaatggtggcgaaaattatatttccatttgctgcttatgggagtatcaaatgcattttggctgtacaatgcagtgcacaggaagaatattacaataacagactttataacagtgcttgcagttcagcttgttgaagacgacacacttgaattcattccaagaaatgaaggaactgtaggtcggctaacaaagagacattttttgcagcacatacctgcaactactaagaagtatgctgctc ggacgggtgcataa